TGTTCGAAGTCTGCTGCCAGAAGTACGGACTCAACCAGAACGACTCGCCGCTTGCCACCACTCATTTTCGCCGGCCCTCGGCGCAGGCGGATTTGTTCGAACACTCGTAACGAATACAAACGCCCTCTCCCTTGTCCCCTTGACTCCTTGTCTCCGTGCCTCCTTGACTCCTTGTCTCACTACGTGAACAGCAGCCGCAAATACGTCAGCGGTGAGGCCAGCGCCTCTTTCGGCGCTTCGTTGGCCATCATGCTCGAAATCCATTGCGCCACTTCGATGCTCTTCGCCGCTTTGCCGATCACCAGATTGAGCAAAGGCCGGATGCGGCCAATGCGCTGCAGCATGAAACTGGTTTGCAGCTCGGGACCGATGGCCTGCCACAGCGAATCGGCATACTCCTGTAGTCCGGCCGCGGAATAATCGCCGGCCGTGCAGGCGTGCGCTGCCACCTGCGCCGCGAGATGCCCGGAATAGATGGCATTGCTGATGCCCTCGCCGGAGAAGGGATCGATCAAGCCGGCGGCATCACCCAGCAGCATGAAGCCGTGGCCGTGAATTGGCCGGCGCTTGCTGCCCAGCGGCAAATTCCAGCCGCGAATGTCCTCCAGCGGCTGCGCCTGCGCGAATCGTTTTTTGAAATGGGGAGATTGCGTGGCGGCCAGATGCGCCGCGCGCAGATTGATCTTGCGCTTGCGAATCTCGGAATGCAGTATGCCGATGCCGACGTTGGCCAGTCCGTCTTCCAGGGGAAAAATCCAGAAGTAGCCCGGCAGCACGTCTTCCACGAAATGAATTTCGATGTAGTCGGTCAGCTCGCTCACCCCGCGATAGTAGCAGCGCGTGGCCACGCACCAGTGCCGGCTGTCATGCTCATAGAGGCCCATGCCGCGCGCCACCACGGAATCGAAGCCGTCCGCGCCCAGGACGATCTTCGCGCTGAACTCGCGCTGCATGCCGCTGCCGCGCTCGCGGCCGGCCACGCCCACCACCGTCTCGCCTTCTGTGCGAAGCTGTTCGACGATGAAATCTTCAACGCAGGCGGCAGCGGCCTGCCTGGCGGCGCGGAACAGCACATTGTCGAACACCAGCCGCCGGCACACATACCCATGCACCAGCCGTTTGGACTGCGGCGGCGTGAAGGAGATGCTCGCGGCTTTGCCGTTGGGCGCCGAGAAGATGATGCCGCGCGCCTTCATTTTGGGCACGAGCTGGAGATCCTGCTCCAGGCCCAGTTCGCGCAGAAAGCGCAGGCCTTTGCCGGAGATGGCATCGCCGCAGATTTTGTCGCGCGGGAATTTGCTTTTGTCGAGCAGCAAGGTTTTCAAGCCGTGGCGGGCGCAATAAAGCGTGGCGGTCGCGCCCGCCGGGCCGCCGCCCACCACGATCACGTCGTACTCCTCCCTGCGTGTATTCAGATTCTCCTCCTCAAAAATTTTGGCCGTGGAAATTCGAAGCCGGTCACTGGCCCGGCGATGGCCGGGCTGCAGCATGATCTTGCACGCGAGATGGTAGCAAGATTTGCCGAAATCAGCAAGCCCTTTGACTTGATGCTTGTTTTCCGGCTGGAATGACTGTATTTTGCATTCGCACAAAAAAGGAAGAATCACGTGTCCCACACTCACCCGCTTGCTTCGTTGCTCAGTCGCGCAGCTCGCATTGGCATTTCTGCCCCGCGCGCGGTCATTTTTCCCCTCATTGGGAGCGCGGCGCAAGCGAGGCTCGTCCTGAACGCGAGAAAAAATTCCTGCGAGTATGATAGAACAAGAAAGCCGGTCACCGCCCTGAAAGCTGCCCTCCTCTCCCTCGCGCTGCTGGCGCACAGCCAGCTCGCGGCACAAGGCTCGTTCCGCGGGGAACCTGTGAAGACTGAGCCGTGGACCATCGCGTCCGAAGATTCATTCGGCATGAAAGAAAGCGAGGCAAACGACTCTTCAGAAACCGCCCGCGCTGCCGCAGGCGACACGATTCAAACCGTCACCCGCCGTGGTCCATTGCACGCACGCAACCAATTCCCGGTGGCGCTGCCCTTTTTTGTGTTCACCGCGGAACCGGCAGCGACTCTGCCGCCGTCTCAGCTCCGCCTCGAACTTTCGTACGAGCGTGCCAACACCTTTGTCAAGTCCGGCGGCATCGTGGCGCAGCTCGAGTTGCCCGGCCGCCGCAATCCCTTCACCGATGAAACCGTGCAGCGCATTGTGCGCAGCAATCCGGCGGTGGATGCCTTTCTGCTCGATTGCGAGGTGAGCCGCTGGCGGCTGCGCCTCGACTATGCGCCGCTGGCGCAACTCTCGTTCGCTGCCGAGCTCCCGGTGCTGCGCTTCGGCGGACAGTTCATGGACCCGGTGATCGAGCGCTTTCACCGTCTCTTCAGCATGCCGGACGGTGACCGGCCGGATTTCCTGCGCCACGATGCCAATGTGTTTTTGTACTTCGATCAACAGCTTTTCTTTGGGGGTAAAGCCAGCCTGGCGGGAATCGGCGTGGGGGATTTGTCGCTGCTGGTGAAAAGAGAATTTGCGACCAGCGGAAAGCTGCGTCCGGCGCTGGCCGTTACTGCGGCTCTCGAGCTGCCGACCGGCAACGAGAAAAAACTGCGCGGCAACGGTTCCGTTGATTTCGGCGTGGCGCTGTGTGCTTCATGGGCCTGGCAACGCAACTGGCTGGACTTGAACCTCGCGGTGACCAAACCCGGACGCTGGGAGATTTTGCCGGAACTCGATTTGTCTCCGATTTATACCATCATCTTGAGCTACGAGCATTCGTTCGGCAAGCGCCTTTCTCTTT
This genomic window from bacterium contains:
- a CDS encoding geranylgeranyl reductase family protein; its protein translation is MILPFLCECKIQSFQPENKHQVKGLADFGKSCYHLACKIMLQPGHRRASDRLRISTAKIFEEENLNTRREEYDVIVVGGGPAGATATLYCARHGLKTLLLDKSKFPRDKICGDAISGKGLRFLRELGLEQDLQLVPKMKARGIIFSAPNGKAASISFTPPQSKRLVHGYVCRRLVFDNVLFRAARQAAAACVEDFIVEQLRTEGETVVGVAGRERGSGMQREFSAKIVLGADGFDSVVARGMGLYEHDSRHWCVATRCYYRGVSELTDYIEIHFVEDVLPGYFWIFPLEDGLANVGIGILHSEIRKRKINLRAAHLAATQSPHFKKRFAQAQPLEDIRGWNLPLGSKRRPIHGHGFMLLGDAAGLIDPFSGEGISNAIYSGHLAAQVAAHACTAGDYSAAGLQEYADSLWQAIGPELQTSFMLQRIGRIRPLLNLVIGKAAKSIEVAQWISSMMANEAPKEALASPLTYLRLLFT
- a CDS encoding DUF3187 family protein, with the translated sequence MSHTHPLASLLSRAARIGISAPRAVIFPLIGSAAQARLVLNARKNSCEYDRTRKPVTALKAALLSLALLAHSQLAAQGSFRGEPVKTEPWTIASEDSFGMKESEANDSSETARAAAGDTIQTVTRRGPLHARNQFPVALPFFVFTAEPAATLPPSQLRLELSYERANTFVKSGGIVAQLELPGRRNPFTDETVQRIVRSNPAVDAFLLDCEVSRWRLRLDYAPLAQLSFAAELPVLRFGGQFMDPVIERFHRLFSMPDGDRPDFLRHDANVFLYFDQQLFFGGKASLAGIGVGDLSLLVKREFATSGKLRPALAVTAALELPTGNEKKLRGNGSVDFGVALCASWAWQRNWLDLNLAVTKPGRWEILPELDLSPIYTIILSYEHSFGKRLSLLMQDRHTTSPLAGVTSEGIRRMAHEITAGVKLDASHGLRWSIAVTENYAYFNSSPDLGLQVGVEAGWPWRQD